The region tgattgggggacagattggctgtccttgctgtgtcccagtggtCTCCCGgtggacccatctcccccactgcccgtgctccaagaacttcccatgggatgggccctgcgccggtcccctgtgatgactcactggcctctgagtggctcccgtttttcagctgttctgactccttgctcctgcgtgggtccacgagaaccctgttagtggtcttgctgtcctgggggccatcagagtcctcttctcccctgccgcctccaagcaactccatctgaagggcacagctgcggcttctgctagTTCCTGCTCCacgtgctccagcattaaagcagccacagcccgaaatgctgagagcagttttttctttctctcttcgtggtttctcctgccttcgaAGTCCCATAGGTCTCTcatcctcttcacctgagctccagtgaccgcagcttggctgatgttacatttttatagctgtaaattcattgatttgtcggagagagtgacactagggaccctctattctgccatcttgaccggaagtcctattcccttcatttctaaaggaggGATTCATGGATATAGAATTTGTGTTTGGCAGTAAGTGGGAAAGTGAACTAATAATGATCAGTCCTGCTCTGCACCATCTCCTTCAGTTTCCTGGAAGCTTTCTTCAGTTTTACCTTCTTCTAAAAGAAGTCAACCATGCAGGTAGGACAACTGTCTAATCAGTGTATATGAACCTGCTGAGTTCCTTAAACAGTTACACGGGATGCCATGGTGAAGTCCAAGTGTGACAATGAACAGGCATTTCGAGAGGGCCTGAACACTCAGGTCAGTCCTCTTTGTGAAAACTGGGATAGGGTTGTGGTGACTGATTTTAAACAGTCATGACCATAAGGAAGCATAAGCATTTCCCCGCTTCATTAAATAGTCTGGAGAAACACGATGGAGTTTTGTTTGGATTGGTTTAGTTTCAGTAGAAATAAAGATTAGGTGAAACCATGAAAGGGCTTCTAAGCACTCCGCAAAGAAAGCGGTAAACAAGGGCAAACAAGGGATTAAAAGTAGTGTTTATAAGGGGAAGGACAATGGGGAAATTTACCAGTAAAGAAATATGCTCGACCAGCGAACATgcgagaaagagaaaaatatacgCGTGTGGGTTTGGTGGCACACCGCAGTGCAGTTACTGCACTATGCgaactgaagaaagaaatgcCAATTAAAGAAAGGGACAGTGGGTTGGTTGGTCCGGTTTCCATCAGGAAAAGGGGGTGGCATACCGGCGGGGACTTTCGGATGTGCTTTCCGTGTAGAATCAGCATCGCGGTCCGGACCGCCCTGCCCTCCACTCCTACCCGACCCCAGGGGATTCCGCAAAAGCGATCCTGGAGGCACCGCCTTCCTAGCCCTCAGGCCTCAGACTCTGCTCGGGGTCTCCCCGGAGGAGGCGGGGCCGTGCCAAAGGGGCGGGTCCCGTGGGCGGGGCCACGTCGGGGCCCTCTCTTTGGCTGCTGGTCAGGGGCGGGGCTGTGCCAGAGGCGGGGCTACGCCAGAGGCGGGGCTCCGCTGGCTGCGGCGGCCGGGGAGGCGGTGAAGGGGCGGGGCTATGCGGGCGCTGAGACCGCGGGCGGGGACGGAGGGGCGGGGGCGGAGGCGGCGCTCGAGTCCCGCGGGGAGGGCGGGCCAGGCGAGGGCGGCCGGCGGGGCGCTCCGAGCCTGGGGTCAGGCTGTTCTTTAGGCTCGCGCTCCTGCCAGTCGGTGGGTCAGTCAGTCGGCGGGGCCTGCGCCGAGCccatggcggcggcggcggccctgTCGGGCCTGGCGGTGCTCCTGTCGCGCTGGGCCGCGGCCCGCGGCTCGTACGGCGCCTTCTGCAAGGGGCTCACGCGCACGCTGCTCACCTTCTTCGACCTGGCCTGGCGGCTGCGCATGAACTTCCCCTACTTCTACGTCGTGGCCTCGGTGATGTTCAACGTCCGCCTGCAGGTGCGGATCGAGTGAGCGCCCGCGGCGGCCGCCCGGCCAGAGGGTCGCCCGCCCACCCGCCAGCCCGGCCCGACGCGGGAATGATGGACGGCGGGgccgccggggcgcggcgggGGGCGGAGGCGGGGCGGCCCGGGCCCCTGGACTCTAGACCTCCGCGGCAGGGGGACGGCCAGCGAGTCCCGGCCCCCGACCGCACAGACACTCACTAAACGGGGCCTTTCCATCGGGCTCCACAAAATTACTTGGGTCCGGCCGGCCTGTTGCCTCACACTGGCCAGAGCGGGCGGGGGACCAGAATGAAGGAATTCCGCTGCAGCGACTTGATTTTCCATCCTCTGAGCAGAAAGGTAGGAGGCGATAGGTTGGAATCGGGAGGGGGCGGGTGGCGGCTGCTAGGACATCTAGATGTCCGGGCGCCTTAGTGGTCTGGGGGAAATACGGAAGGCGCCCGAACAAATCAGCCCGAAGAGCTGCCGAGCCGAGCTGTGGGGAGGAAAAGCAGCCACAGCCTCTCCCCTGCTTCCCTGTCAAGATTCCAggagggggccgagcccgtggcgcactcgggagagtgcggcgctgggagctctgCGACgatcctgccgcgggttcggatcctatataggaatggccggtgcactcactggctgagtgccggtcatgaaaaagacaaaaaaaaaaaaaaaagattccaggAGGGCGTGAGGGGCGAGGGTCAGCCCATCACCAACAGACAGACAGGGGTCCCCTCCCACCCAGGGCCCAGTCCCGGCCCCCTTCCCCGCAAAGGACCCAGTGGTGTCACCTGCCCTCGAGAGGATGGAGGAGAATGGTCAGGGAGGCCCCTGGAAGGCCCTAGAGGAGGAGAGATGTGCccacccctctcctccctccacccctctgGAGTGGGCATAGGAAGGATGGTTCTCTTCTGGCCCAAACCCCAGGTCTGTTCCCTCCTCAGCCCTCAGGCCCCTGGGGTGCTCTGCGGCTCTGGCACAGCCCTTTGCAAAACTCCCTTCTGCAATGTCTTTGGAGCTAAGGGTCTCTGCCTGTTCCCACTGCCCCTTATGCTCCCCCAGCCTCTAATGAGGGCGTCCCCAACATCTCTGCATTTGTAGACAAGGAAAAGTGGGAAAGACAAGTTcctgcctgtcccctcccccacagccttGCTCCTCCATCAGGTCAGCCCCTGCTCCCTGCAGCTCCTACCAGAGCCCTCTCAGTGCCACAGAGTCCTGTCCTCCAGCCTTGGATGGCCTGGAGAGGCTTGCTGTGTACCGAAGGGATCTGAGCAAATGAGATTTCTGCGCAGACAGCTGCCCgcaggctggggtgggagagCAGACGGAGAAGGGGTTTTAGGGGGGCCACATTTGGGGGAAACAAGGACCTCTGGGTGCTGAGGCGACTCTGAAgtctccatctctttctttctcttaaggACACTGGCATTTGCAGTTGGTGACCTCCCCCTCCTCTGGCCCTGGAGCTGCCTGGGGAGCAGCCGAGAAGGGCCTGACTAGGAGAGGAAGCACCTTCCTGGTGGAGGCACAGCGTGGGCAGAGGCCCAGAGGGGCAGGGTTGCCCAGTAAACTGGTCCTGGCATGGGAAGGACCGGCCATGTCCTGCTCCCTGGGCACTGAGATCTCCTAGCAACACCAAGAGGGAGATGTATTCCCCCTCCCAATGATTGAGGAAACGGGCTCTGGGGAAGGGGGTGAGATTTGTCTTTGTCACACAGATAGGAAGTGGTGGAGCTGAGTCTGCCCTGGGCATGaagtcccccaccccctccccagtctTCTCCAGGACCTGGCATGGAGGGATGTGGAGGTGGAGAGCTCCTAGGGGACCTAGGGAGAGAGGGGTCCAGGGGTAGGGAATCTGGGGATCTGGCTTTCCTTGGAGTGGTATGGAAGGTCTTAGGGAAGATCAGGAGGAGACATGGGACACAGAAGAACATGGGTCCCAGAACCCCTGGGGAGTGACGTCCTCACCTGCAGCGCTTCCACACCCACCCTGAGCTTCACCAAGGGCTTCTCAGCAGTTGAGTGGCACAGCCTCCGAGTTTTGTGGCAGAGTGGAGGATGATGGCAGTGGCGTGGCTCCTGGAGACATGACGTAACCAGGAGTGTGAAGAAATAAACCTGGGGTGGGATGGAGCTGGGACCCATGGCATGACCCTATCTCTCTGTCCCCAGGCTCGGTTGCTCATCCCCAGGATCACAGGAGACAATCATATCTGGATAGGCTTGGATTGGTCCTGGAGGCCATATGGGTGCTGCTAACTGGTGTGCCAGTGGCCAGGAGAGGGCCTGGCCCTCAGCACCCGTCCCTGTCCCACATCTCCTCTGGCACTGGGAGCTTGAGGCCCACAACTGAAAACTGCAGCAGTCTGGCCATCTGCCCTCACCTGCCCACTGCAACTAGGTCCCAAATGAAGATCTCTACCTGTCCCACCCAAGACAGAGGCTGGACGGTGGCTGCCACGTGTCCCCTGCGATTGCCAACAGCCAGGGCCTGATGGCTTGCTTCCTCATGCCAAGTCTGATGGGAATCCCGATCCTGCTGGCCCCCCTCATCCACCCCAGCCCTGTCCATCCAGGACCACCTCTGGGAGCCTGTCGGCCTGCTGACCCCATCCACAGATCTCTAGGGGCAGCCTCTGAGGGACAAGAGTGACACAGGGctggaagaaagaagaggagaagccAGGGGTCTCCTTGGGTCTGATACACAACTGAGTCCCTTTCGAAACCTGGTCTCACCCTGTTGGTGACTGgctccccagctccagcctctTCCTGGTCCagccaggaagggaggaggaagtcTCTTCACTGCGAGTGCATGTGCGAGCACAAGCACACGCGTGGAGCAGGCGGAGCTGCTCTGGGTGCCAAGCCCTCCCTGTACCTGGGCCTGGGGCCTAGGAAGCTGCTTCCCTACAGGGAGAAATGTGTGTCCAGCCTCAGTGGCCCCTGCCCTCAGAGGCCCCCCACTGCAGGGAAGCCCCACCCCTGTCCGGAGGGGCACCTGGCAAGCCCGTGGCTGTGGCTATCTTGGCCCAAAGGGACTGACCAGGGGAGGGGCAGTGATGAGTCCTGAGCATCGTGTCCCTGCCGCTGCTTTTCTTAGGGGTTCTGCCTTGAGTATTAGCCGCTTCTGCTTTCCACCTCCCCTTCCTGCCGCTTTCTCTCCCCCACAGGGCCCTTGCTGCCTGCTGGGGTCTCCATGCACTTTATTTATTTGCAGTCTGTTTTCCAGGTGATGGAGCTTCTGCAAATTCAGACACTGACCTGAATGACGTTTACTGTTCTGTGTGTGATTAACTCTGTACTGGTCAGCACTGTCTGGTCACAGAAATGTCGTTTCTGGTGTTGTCACATCTTGTTGTATCTCTAAGTTACAAATAAAGTGCTTGGGTTCCATGCACTACAGTACCGACTGGAggctccctgtttctgctgggcGTGACacagagctggggaggggagaggcatGGTGGGGAGATATCCAGCGGCcttggccaggagctgggggtaGGGGGGGCCTCAGAGTGCTGAGAGTGGGGCTGTGGCAAGAAACCTGGCCCTGTTCAGAAGCTGCTCCCAGACCCAACTTGACCTTGACCACTGGCCCAGGAGAAACAGGCAGTGGCATAGCCTGGCCCAAGAGGTGGCAGTGTGTCCCATTCACAACCTTTGTTCAAATGACTTAAAACACAAGTCTCTCCTTCCATTTTAGAGCCTGGCATTCGAAAGTGTTTAATTCAGTTGATCCCGAGGGTGGGCGAGATTGAAGTGAAAGAGACTGTCTGCAGGTTGCTTTGTGTGGCCCTGAAACCCATCTGCTGCAACAGGTGGTAAAGTCCCCACTGCCTCCCTGCCTGTAGGGTCCCTGCAGAGCTTACAGAAGACAAACCTCAGGCCCTGGAAGATGGCTACCCTTCCAAACTGGACCCAAACTCTGTCCCCTCAAGGCCCAATCCCAGTGGTTACCCAAAGCCCTGGCCAGGGACTCTGGGACTTGCCGGCAGCTGTAAGCATTGGCAAGAGGATAGAAGGCTAGCAAGGGGGGTCTTTGGAGGAGAAAGGATTCGGGGAGGGTGGCCTGGGGAGGGGGCCAGAGGCTGCAGAGGGAGGCCTGGGGAAAATGGCAGATGCTAGGGAACTGAGGCCTGTGAAGTAGAGTAGAGGTTGGGAAGAGAGtatggggaggagggaaaagtctgaggagggaggccaggagaggagggtaGAAAGCTGGGGGAGGGAAGCCTAgagaggagggcagaggggaaaaggcagaggctgggaaaggaagCCTGGTGaggagggcagaggctggggagcAAGGCCGGGAAAGAGGTGTAGAAGCTGGGGAGGGAGGCTTGGGGAACAAGTCCTGGGGAAGCAGGTAGAGGCTGGAGAGCAAGCCCCGGAGAGAGCAGAGGCTGTCAGAGGGAGGCTTGGGGAAGGAGGCTGGAAAAGGAGGGCAGATGCCAGGGGAAAGAGGGCAAAGGGTGGGAAACAAAGCCTGGagaggaggcagagactggaaggaGGACTGGGGGggagggcagaggctggaggAAGAAGTACTGGGGAGAAGGGCAAGAGGATGGGGAAGGAGGCCTGGGGAGGAGAATAGAAGTCTGGTGGAGGGTGAACTGGGGAGGCTGGCAGAGGTTGGGGAGGAAAGCCTGGGGCAGGAGCCTTGGGAGGAGGGCAGAGGCTGTGGAAAGGAGGCCTGGTGAGGAGAGCAGAGGCTTGGGAACAAGGCCTTAGGTGGAGGGCAGAAGACTGAGCAGGAGGGCAGATGCCACAGGAGGGAGGCCTGGAGAGGAGGGTGGAGGCTGGGGGAGAGAGGCCTGAGGAGGAGGgcggaggctgggggagggaggcctggagaggagggtggaggctgcaggagggaggcctggggaggagggcggaggctgggggagggaggcctgAGGAGGAGGGCGGAGGCTGAGGGAGGGAGGCCTGGAGAagagggcagaggctgggggagggaggcctggggaggagggtagaggctgggggagggaggcctgGAAAAGAGGgcggaggctgggggagggagggctggagaggagggtggaggctgtgggagggaggcctggggaggagggcggaggctgggggagggaggcctgAGGAGGAGGGCGGAGGCTGAGGGAGGGAGGCCTGGAGAagagggcagaggctgggggagggaggcctggggaggagggtggaggctggaggagggaggCCTGGAGAAGAGGTTGGAGTCTGGGGGAGGGAGGCgtggggaggagggcagagtttggggagggggcagtgggGCATTTTCAAGGAGGATCCACAGGACCCCTACCAGGAGTGAGGTCTCTTGAGGACACAGGGTTATGCTCAGAGTGTGGAGCACAGCCTAGGGTTAGGGGCCTGGGCACACTCCTGACCTGTGGCAAGTGTTTACCAGGGTCAGAGCATCCTGAGAAGAAGGACCCTTCCAACAGTAGTGGTGATGGCGCCCTGCGCTATCTGCCACCACACGAGGGATGGACTGTAGTCCCTAATGGACCCTCACTCTAGAGATCAGCTTGCCCAGCAAACCAAGGTGAGAGAAAATCAGCCCAGAGCCTGGGCCCAAGGCATCGTGATGAGGGAAGACCACCTCCTCATCTGCCTCCTactgaggcaggcaggcaggcaggcaggca is a window of Cynocephalus volans isolate mCynVol1 chromosome X, mCynVol1.pri, whole genome shotgun sequence DNA encoding:
- the LOC134368707 gene encoding small integral membrane protein 10-like protein 2A, giving the protein MAAAAALSGLAVLLSRWAAARGSYGAFCKGLTRTLLTFFDLAWRLRMNFPYFYVVASVMFNVRLQVRIE